Proteins encoded within one genomic window of Arachis ipaensis cultivar K30076 chromosome B08, Araip1.1, whole genome shotgun sequence:
- the LOC107610773 gene encoding glycine-rich protein 5-like, producing MAATVPSSLVPAHISSSDSLNNGNDNTIATVSPHVASAVSLPLLFSSSSSGGSSGGAVDLVGAGAGCGGSAGRGSGGVVELLGSGADSGGASAITGGAGAGSSEAGGGRGGIVELVVADAGGAGAG from the exons ATGGCGGCAACAGTTCCCTCTTCCTTGGTTCCGGCTCACATCTCCTCTTCGGACTCCCTCAACAACGGCAACGATAATACGATAGCGACAGTGAGTCCCCACGTTGCCAGTGCGGTCTCCCTCcccctcctcttctcttcttcttcctcgggtGGGA GTAGTGGTGGAGCTGTGGACCTTGTTGGAGCTGGTGCAGGTTGTGGTGGATCTGCTGGAAGAGGTAGTGGTGGAGTTGTGGAACTTCTTGGATCTGGTGCAGACAGTGGTGGAGCTAGTGCAATCACTGGTGGAGCTGGTGCAGGCAGTAGTGAGGCTGGTGGAGGCAGAGGTGGAATTGTGGAACTTGTTGTAGCTGATGCAGGTGGTGCAGGTGCTGGCTGA